The Vibrio tasmaniensis genome includes a region encoding these proteins:
- a CDS encoding beta-phosphoglucomutase family hydrolase, with protein MKIDLTAYEGLIFDMDGTLIDTMPAHVKAWQQTAEEFGFYFEASWLHSLGGMPSYKIAGEVNSKYGLSLDPQAVSTFKMASFAAIEDKGDIIPCTYSLLIDHLGDKKIAVGTGSQRKSAEQLLDKTDILSKLDILVTATDVKNHKPNPDTFLAACFGMGLQPKQCVVFEDTHLGKQAAHAANMDCILVVEGNTLEFYPAPS; from the coding sequence ATGAAAATTGATTTAACGGCGTATGAAGGATTAATCTTTGATATGGACGGTACGTTGATCGATACAATGCCAGCACATGTGAAAGCATGGCAACAAACGGCGGAAGAGTTCGGCTTTTATTTCGAAGCGTCTTGGCTGCATAGCTTAGGTGGAATGCCGAGTTATAAGATCGCGGGTGAGGTAAATAGTAAGTACGGTTTATCGCTCGACCCACAAGCGGTTTCTACGTTTAAAATGGCTTCGTTTGCAGCTATTGAAGACAAAGGAGATATTATCCCTTGTACGTATTCTCTTTTGATAGACCATCTCGGTGACAAGAAGATTGCGGTTGGAACGGGCAGTCAACGCAAGAGCGCAGAACAACTGTTAGATAAAACGGATATCTTGAGTAAGTTGGATATCTTAGTGACAGCGACAGATGTGAAGAATCATAAACCAAACCCTGATACTTTCTTAGCTGCTTGTTTTGGTATGGGTTTACAGCCAAAGCAGTGTGTTGTGTTTGAAGATACTCACCTTGGTAAGCAGGCAGCCCATGCTGCGAATATGGATTGCATTCTGGTAGTCGAAGGGAATACGCTTGAGTTCTACCCCGCACCGAGTTGA
- a CDS encoding sensor domain-containing diguanylate cyclase, giving the protein MNTSIKKLIGQFLCTLFVLGLVPALYINSEFERVEAQHALNIKQSNQNQIEYSFHQLAIIVEQISNAVPSIAASQTLLRAVAEPSIANKQALQDLWVVLANGQQYYSQLRFLDLDANEVFRVNYKDGQATVVADRKLQNKSSSDYYKVLQELSIGEVSAKGIDLEAENGELVRPFAPTLRIMTPVTVGEHIIGYFIANLNMREIYERLQYQIGTSTTVPVILNKTGHVIMGPAPEDSFGHVIESRSDKTYAKLAPGLWQNIQSGISSSYFDGKNWYFHSDISPKIKQFEGPIYMVLHIEEHQFNTQFQQENHAIVVQIIILSILISMISAGFVLWNRNHKKNSIDSQLAKAAMNGMSALVITDRNNRIIKVNQEFTRVSGYELEDVKGKQPSLFNAGRYNEEFYIKMWSVIKETGMWEGEVVNRRKDGTLITEILRIQTIKDSKGVIQFYVASFVDISKHKELENKLRNLSEKDALSGCWNRRKFDLELRDECSRVSRYPNREQSCLAILDIDHFKGINDRFGHDYGDKAIQTVAQVLQRECRDTDFVARIGGEEFGVILPHTTPQEADYVLNRLRIAISIEFDNVVTISGGITNLTGEPALNYKCADLALYEAKAVGRNSVCLFLDSEMSEIA; this is encoded by the coding sequence ATGAATACGAGTATAAAAAAACTGATCGGCCAATTTCTATGTACCCTGTTTGTCCTAGGATTAGTCCCTGCTCTCTATATAAACTCTGAATTTGAACGGGTTGAAGCTCAGCATGCGCTGAACATCAAACAGTCGAATCAAAACCAAATCGAATACAGCTTTCATCAACTCGCGATTATTGTTGAGCAAATATCAAACGCGGTTCCCTCTATTGCCGCTTCACAGACCCTACTCCGTGCAGTTGCTGAACCTTCGATTGCTAACAAACAGGCACTTCAAGATCTCTGGGTAGTATTAGCAAACGGGCAACAATACTACTCTCAACTACGTTTCCTAGATCTAGACGCCAACGAAGTCTTCCGCGTCAACTACAAGGACGGTCAAGCAACTGTCGTCGCAGACCGCAAGTTACAGAACAAATCCTCTAGCGATTACTACAAAGTGCTACAAGAATTATCGATCGGAGAGGTAAGCGCTAAAGGCATTGATCTTGAGGCCGAAAATGGAGAGTTAGTTCGCCCCTTTGCGCCGACACTTCGCATTATGACGCCTGTGACTGTAGGGGAGCACATTATTGGCTATTTCATTGCTAACCTAAATATGCGCGAAATCTATGAACGCTTACAATACCAGATTGGGACATCAACAACTGTTCCTGTCATTCTCAACAAAACCGGACATGTCATCATGGGTCCCGCCCCTGAGGATTCATTTGGGCATGTGATTGAATCACGTTCAGACAAGACGTATGCAAAACTAGCCCCAGGCCTGTGGCAGAATATTCAGAGCGGCATCTCATCCAGCTATTTTGATGGTAAAAACTGGTATTTTCACTCTGACATCAGCCCTAAGATTAAGCAGTTTGAAGGACCAATTTATATGGTTCTTCATATTGAAGAACATCAATTTAACACTCAGTTTCAACAAGAAAATCACGCCATAGTCGTTCAGATAATCATACTCTCGATATTGATTTCAATGATTTCTGCAGGTTTCGTACTGTGGAACAGAAATCATAAAAAAAACAGCATAGATAGCCAACTAGCAAAAGCGGCGATGAATGGCATGTCGGCGTTAGTGATTACAGATAGAAATAACCGAATCATAAAAGTAAACCAAGAGTTCACCCGTGTCAGTGGCTACGAGTTAGAAGATGTAAAAGGTAAACAGCCTTCATTGTTTAACGCTGGCCGCTATAATGAAGAGTTCTACATTAAAATGTGGAGCGTCATTAAAGAGACAGGAATGTGGGAAGGCGAAGTGGTGAACCGACGTAAAGATGGCACCTTAATCACGGAAATTCTTCGCATCCAAACCATCAAAGACTCAAAAGGTGTGATTCAATTTTATGTCGCTTCATTTGTTGATATCAGCAAACACAAAGAGCTCGAGAATAAACTGAGAAACCTTAGTGAGAAAGATGCACTATCTGGCTGCTGGAATAGACGAAAGTTCGACCTAGAACTTCGTGACGAGTGTTCTCGCGTTAGTCGCTACCCTAATCGTGAACAATCTTGCTTAGCCATATTGGATATTGACCATTTCAAAGGCATTAACGATAGGTTTGGACATGATTATGGCGATAAAGCCATACAAACAGTAGCACAGGTACTGCAACGTGAATGTCGAGATACCGATTTCGTGGCTCGTATTGGTGGAGAAGAGTTTGGGGTTATCTTGCCTCACACGACACCACAAGAAGCCGACTATGTGCTTAATAGGCTGAGAATCGCGATCAGTATCGAGTTCGACAACGTCGTTACAATAAGTGGCGGAATAACCAACCTAACAGGTGAACCTGCTCTCAATTATAAGTGCGCCGATTTAGCACTATACGAAGCAAAAGCAGTAGGTAGAAACAGTGTATGTTTGTTCCTTGATAGCGAAATGAGCGAAATTGCATAG